Proteins encoded within one genomic window of Brachybacterium muris:
- a CDS encoding DNA gyrase/topoisomerase IV subunit A, producing MARSRSTKPEAGSEPIEETILDIDVTSEMEASFLEYAYSVIYSRALPDARDGLKPVQRRILYMMAEMGLRPDRGHVKSQRVVGEVMGKLHPHGDTAIYDALVRMAQPFSMRLPLIDGHGNFGSLDNGPAAPRYTEARLAKAALLMTDSLDEDVVDTVPNYDNQLTQPEVLPAQYPNLLVNGAAGIAVGMATNMAPHNLVETIAAARHLIDHPDAELEELMRFVPGPDLPSGGRIIGLEGVRDAYRTGRGSFKMRATTRIENVTSRRKGIVVTELPYQVGPEKVAEKLRDAVQAKKVQGITDYQDLTDRHHGLRLVLTVKSGYDPEAVLQQLYRHTPLEESFGINNVALVEGQPRTLGLKQLLEVFVDHRITVVRRRTEYRLRKRLDRLHLVEGLLLAIVDIDEVIQIVRSSDDAESARTRLMGVFDLTHVQAEYILELRLRRLTKFSQIELEGERDELRAEIERLQEILGSDEVLRRLVSDELAAVAAEHGTPRRTVLLEAAEQPVAAAGGSLEVADEPCGVLLTGTGLIARVAGEGPLLREGPRGSHDVVVSDVATTTRSEVGVVTDLGRVLRLNVVDLPSLAPTAGAPSLAGGTRLSDLIDLGKDEKPLALIRLAEADVARGGAIALGTRQGVVKRVQLDFPRTDGFEIIALKDGDRVVGAVDLEEDADLDLVFVTSDAQLLHFPSSGVRPQGRGAGGVAGIKLTAGAHVVSFGVIDVTRQADVVTVAGSSGTLPVLQTGSLKVSAFTEYPAKGRATGGVRCHRFLRGEDVLIGAWVVPHPARASSEAGQPIELPEPTGRRDGSGTPVAVPIAAVG from the coding sequence ATGGCCAGATCACGCAGCACCAAGCCCGAGGCCGGCAGCGAGCCGATCGAGGAGACCATCCTCGACATCGACGTCACCAGCGAGATGGAGGCGTCCTTCCTGGAGTACGCCTATTCCGTGATCTACTCGCGGGCGCTGCCTGACGCCCGGGACGGCCTCAAGCCCGTGCAGCGGCGCATCCTCTACATGATGGCGGAGATGGGCCTGAGGCCCGACCGCGGTCACGTCAAGAGCCAGCGCGTGGTGGGCGAGGTGATGGGCAAGCTCCACCCCCACGGCGACACCGCCATCTACGACGCCCTGGTGCGCATGGCGCAGCCGTTCTCCATGCGCCTGCCGCTGATCGATGGGCACGGCAACTTCGGCTCCCTGGACAACGGCCCCGCTGCCCCCCGGTACACCGAGGCGCGCCTGGCCAAGGCCGCCCTGCTGATGACGGACTCGCTGGACGAGGACGTCGTGGACACGGTGCCCAACTACGACAACCAGCTGACCCAGCCCGAGGTGCTGCCCGCCCAGTACCCGAACCTGCTGGTCAACGGGGCTGCCGGGATCGCCGTGGGCATGGCCACCAACATGGCGCCCCACAACCTGGTCGAGACCATCGCCGCCGCCCGTCACCTGATCGACCACCCCGACGCGGAGCTCGAGGAGCTGATGCGGTTCGTGCCCGGACCGGACCTGCCCAGCGGCGGTCGGATCATCGGGCTGGAGGGCGTGCGGGACGCCTACCGCACCGGCCGCGGGTCCTTCAAGATGCGCGCCACCACCCGTATCGAGAACGTCACCAGCCGCCGCAAGGGCATCGTGGTGACGGAGCTGCCGTACCAGGTGGGGCCGGAGAAGGTCGCCGAGAAGCTGCGCGACGCGGTGCAGGCCAAGAAGGTCCAGGGCATCACCGACTACCAGGACCTCACCGACCGCCACCACGGCCTGCGCCTGGTCCTCACCGTGAAGTCCGGCTACGACCCCGAGGCGGTGCTGCAGCAGCTGTACCGCCACACTCCGCTGGAGGAGTCCTTCGGGATCAACAACGTGGCACTGGTGGAGGGGCAGCCCCGCACCCTCGGCCTGAAGCAGCTGCTCGAGGTGTTCGTGGACCACCGCATCACGGTGGTACGGCGCCGCACCGAGTACCGCCTGCGCAAGCGGCTGGACCGCCTGCACCTGGTGGAGGGCCTGCTGCTGGCGATCGTGGACATCGACGAGGTGATCCAGATCGTCCGCTCCAGTGACGACGCCGAGAGCGCCCGCACCCGACTGATGGGGGTCTTCGACCTCACCCACGTCCAGGCCGAGTACATCCTCGAGCTGCGCCTGCGGCGCCTGACGAAGTTCTCCCAGATCGAGCTGGAGGGCGAGCGCGATGAGCTGCGCGCCGAGATCGAGCGGCTGCAGGAGATCCTGGGCAGCGACGAGGTACTGCGCCGCCTGGTCTCCGATGAGCTCGCGGCCGTGGCCGCCGAGCACGGTACCCCGCGCCGCACCGTCCTGCTGGAGGCCGCCGAGCAGCCTGTGGCTGCCGCCGGTGGTTCCCTCGAGGTGGCCGACGAGCCCTGCGGGGTGCTGCTGACCGGCACCGGCCTGATCGCCCGGGTGGCCGGGGAGGGGCCGCTGCTGCGGGAGGGCCCGCGCGGCTCCCACGACGTGGTGGTCTCCGACGTGGCCACCACCACCCGCTCCGAGGTAGGGGTGGTGACGGACCTGGGACGCGTGCTGCGGCTGAACGTGGTGGACCTGCCGTCACTGGCGCCCACCGCGGGGGCACCGTCGTTGGCCGGGGGCACGCGGCTGTCGGACCTGATCGACCTGGGCAAGGACGAGAAGCCCCTGGCGTTGATCCGCCTGGCCGAGGCGGACGTGGCTCGCGGCGGAGCGATCGCCCTGGGCACCCGCCAGGGCGTGGTCAAGCGCGTGCAGCTGGACTTCCCCCGCACCGACGGCTTCGAGATCATCGCCCTGAAGGACGGCGACCGGGTGGTGGGCGCGGTGGACCTCGAGGAGGATGCCGACCTGGACCTGGTGTTCGTCACCTCCGATGCGCAGCTGCTGCACTTCCCCTCCTCCGGGGTGCGACCGCAGGGCCGCGGGGCCGGCGGGGTGGCCGGCATCAAGCTCACCGCCGGGGCCCACGTGGTCTCCTTCGGCGTGATCGACGTGACCCGCCAGGCGGACGTGGTCACCGTCGCGGGCTCCTCGGGCACCCTGCCGGTGCTGCAAACGGGATCGCTGAAGGTCTCCGCCTTCACCGAGTACCCCGCGAAGGGACGCGCCACCGGCGGCGTGCGCTGCCACCGGTTCCTGCGAGGGGAGGACGTGCTGATCGGCGCCTGGGTGGTACCGCATCCCGCACGGGCCAGCTCCGAGGCCGGCCAGCCGATCGAGCTGCCCGAGCCGACGGGCCGCCGCGACGGCTCCGGCACCCCGGTGGCGGTGCCGATCGCCGCGGTGGGCTGA
- the hisF gene encoding imidazole glycerol phosphate synthase subunit HisF produces the protein MTLAVRVIPCLDVDAGRVVKGVNFRDLRDAGDPVELAARYGADGADELTFLDVTASSGGRDTMIDVVRAAAEQIFIPLTVGGGVRTPEDVDQLLRAGADKCGVNTAAIARPEVIPEIARRFGNQVLVLSIDARRVTEDTPEGTARAGSGFEVTTHGGRRGTGIDAIAWIREVTDRGAGEILLNSMDADGTKDGFDLELIGLAREATNLPLIASGGAGAPEHFAPAVRAGADAVLAASVFHFGQMTITEVKQALAAEGITVR, from the coding sequence ATGACCCTGGCCGTCCGTGTGATCCCCTGCCTCGATGTCGACGCCGGCAGAGTGGTCAAGGGCGTCAACTTCCGCGACCTGCGCGATGCCGGCGACCCGGTGGAGCTCGCCGCCCGCTACGGCGCCGACGGGGCCGATGAGCTCACGTTCCTGGACGTCACCGCCTCCTCCGGTGGCCGGGACACCATGATCGACGTGGTCCGCGCCGCGGCCGAGCAGATCTTCATCCCTCTCACCGTCGGCGGTGGGGTCCGCACCCCGGAGGACGTGGATCAGCTGCTGCGCGCCGGGGCCGACAAGTGCGGAGTGAACACCGCTGCCATCGCCCGGCCCGAGGTGATCCCCGAGATCGCCCGCCGGTTCGGCAACCAGGTGCTGGTGCTCTCGATCGACGCCCGCCGCGTCACCGAGGACACTCCCGAGGGCACGGCTCGCGCCGGCTCCGGCTTCGAGGTCACCACCCATGGTGGCCGCCGCGGCACCGGTATCGATGCGATCGCCTGGATCCGGGAGGTCACCGACCGCGGGGCGGGGGAGATCCTGCTGAACTCCATGGATGCCGACGGCACCAAGGACGGCTTCGACCTGGAGCTGATCGGCTTGGCCCGCGAGGCCACGAACCTGCCGCTGATCGCCTCCGGCGGTGCCGGCGCACCTGAGCACTTCGCCCCTGCTGTGCGTGCGGGCGCCGACGCGGTGCTGGCCGCGAGCGTGTTCCACTTCGGGCAGATGACGATCACCGAGGTGAAGCAGGCGCTGGCCGCGGAGGGCATCACCGTCCGGTGA
- a CDS encoding DNA gyrase subunit B, whose amino-acid sequence MSTSSSTPRPSSKTAYDARHLQVLEGLEAVRKRPGMYIGSTDSRGLMHCLWEILDNAVDEALGGFGESISVILHPDASVEVRDTGRGVPVDTEPRTGLTGVEVVYTKLHAGGKFGGGSYAAAGGLHGVGASVVNALSGRLDVEVDRAGTTYAMSFQRGRAGVFADDGEPRPDAPFTPAEGPAELRKVGKVKRGVTGTRVRYWADPQIFVKGSHFSLDDLTRRARQTAFLVPGLELSVTDHRPEASPDQPATRTFRYDGGISEFVEFLAQDERITDVIRLQGSGEYTETIPVLDKNGHMVSTDVDRTCEVDIALRWGSDYETTLRSFVNIVATPKGGTHVTGFEQAMVKTLRKQIENQARRVKFNAKNEKIEKDDTLAGLTAVISVRIDEPQFEGQTKEVLGTPAIRAIVAKVVEQQLTAFLTSTKKGEKEQSALVIDKVVSEMRARIAARMHKEVSRRKNALESSTMPTKLADCRTTDVDRSELFIVEGDSALGTAKNARTSEFQALLPIRGKILNVQKAPITDMLKNAECAAIIQVIGAGSGRTFDLEAARYGKIIMMTDADVDGAHIRTLLLTLFHRYMRPLVEAGRVYAAVPPLHRVEIVHGGAKKNEFVYTYSEAELNKLLKSLERRNKRYKEPIQRYKGLGEMDADQLADTTMDPGHRTLRRVRIEDAEAASAMFELLMGSEVAPRKQFIIEGAEELDRERIDA is encoded by the coding sequence GTGTCCACCTCCAGCAGCACCCCCAGGCCCAGCTCGAAGACCGCGTACGACGCCCGCCATCTCCAGGTCCTCGAAGGACTCGAGGCCGTGCGCAAGCGCCCGGGCATGTACATCGGCTCCACCGACTCCCGCGGCCTCATGCACTGCCTGTGGGAGATCCTCGACAACGCGGTCGACGAGGCCCTCGGTGGCTTCGGCGAGTCGATCAGCGTGATCCTGCACCCTGACGCCTCCGTCGAGGTGCGCGACACCGGCCGCGGCGTGCCCGTGGACACCGAGCCCCGCACCGGCCTGACCGGCGTCGAGGTGGTCTACACCAAGCTCCATGCGGGTGGGAAGTTCGGCGGTGGCTCCTACGCTGCCGCGGGCGGCCTGCACGGCGTCGGCGCCAGCGTGGTCAACGCGCTCTCCGGCCGGCTCGACGTGGAGGTGGACCGTGCCGGCACCACCTACGCCATGAGCTTCCAGCGAGGCCGAGCCGGAGTGTTCGCCGACGACGGCGAGCCCCGTCCCGACGCCCCCTTCACTCCCGCCGAGGGCCCGGCCGAGCTGCGGAAGGTCGGCAAGGTCAAGCGCGGCGTGACCGGCACCCGAGTGCGCTACTGGGCTGATCCGCAGATCTTCGTCAAGGGGTCCCACTTCTCCCTGGACGACCTGACCCGTCGCGCCCGCCAGACGGCGTTCCTGGTCCCGGGCCTGGAGCTGTCGGTCACCGACCACCGGCCCGAGGCGTCCCCGGACCAGCCGGCCACCCGCACCTTCCGCTACGACGGCGGCATCTCGGAGTTCGTGGAGTTCCTGGCGCAGGACGAGAGGATCACCGACGTGATTCGCCTGCAGGGCTCCGGCGAGTACACCGAGACCATCCCCGTGCTGGATAAGAACGGTCACATGGTCTCCACCGACGTGGACCGAACCTGCGAGGTGGACATCGCCCTGCGCTGGGGCTCGGACTACGAGACCACCCTGCGCTCCTTCGTCAACATCGTGGCCACGCCCAAGGGAGGCACCCACGTCACCGGCTTCGAGCAGGCGATGGTCAAGACCCTGCGCAAGCAGATCGAGAACCAGGCCCGCCGCGTCAAGTTCAACGCCAAGAACGAGAAGATCGAGAAGGACGACACCCTGGCCGGCCTCACCGCCGTGATCAGCGTGCGCATCGACGAACCGCAGTTCGAGGGGCAGACCAAGGAGGTGCTGGGCACCCCCGCGATCCGCGCGATCGTCGCCAAGGTGGTGGAGCAGCAGCTCACCGCCTTCCTCACCTCCACCAAGAAGGGGGAGAAGGAACAGTCCGCCCTGGTCATCGACAAGGTGGTCTCCGAGATGCGGGCCCGCATCGCCGCCCGCATGCACAAGGAGGTCTCCCGCCGCAAGAACGCCCTGGAGTCCTCCACCATGCCCACCAAGCTGGCCGACTGCCGCACCACCGACGTGGACCGCTCCGAGCTGTTCATCGTCGAGGGCGACAGCGCACTGGGCACGGCGAAGAACGCCCGCACCTCCGAGTTTCAGGCGCTGCTGCCGATCCGCGGCAAGATCCTCAACGTCCAGAAGGCGCCCATCACGGACATGCTCAAGAACGCCGAGTGCGCCGCGATCATCCAGGTGATCGGCGCCGGCTCCGGCCGCACCTTCGACCTGGAGGCCGCCCGCTACGGCAAGATCATCATGATGACCGACGCCGACGTGGACGGCGCCCACATCCGCACCCTGCTGCTGACCCTGTTCCACCGCTACATGCGGCCCCTGGTCGAGGCCGGACGGGTGTACGCGGCGGTGCCTCCCCTGCACCGGGTGGAGATCGTGCACGGCGGCGCGAAGAAGAACGAGTTCGTGTACACCTACTCCGAGGCCGAGCTGAACAAACTGCTGAAGTCGCTCGAGCGCCGCAACAAGCGCTACAAGGAGCCGATCCAGCGGTACAAGGGCCTGGGGGAGATGGACGCCGACCAGCTGGCCGACACCACCATGGACCCCGGCCACCGCACCCTGCGCCGCGTGCGCATCGAAGACGCCGAGGCCGCCAGCGCCATGTTCGAGCTGCTGATGGGGTCCGAGGTGGCCCCCCGCAAGCAGTTCATCATCGAGGGTGCCGAGGAGCTGGACCGCGAGAGGATCGACGCATGA
- a CDS encoding D-hexose-6-phosphate mutarotase: MSPVTERTPVPLPSGVSLEQVNGTEALVIDTPAARAVLHLDGAHLTSWTPAGEQDVLWLSELSEYGDGAAIRGGIPLVGPWFGPGRSGDKPVKHGWIRNHPWELTEASFDGKDVVLELALVDADPSGGGLRADARFRIGAELSVDLTLTAGAQEVEVEAALHTYLAVADVRELRIHGLQGADYLDNTQGLAEDRQEDTALELTGPTDRIYSVNSEVRIEDVAGGRSIVSCPRGTAKTVVWNPWPELAAGMAGMPDDAWTSFVCVEPAVAKESAQVLRSGGALTIGVTYRVER, from the coding sequence ATGAGTCCTGTGACCGAGCGCACCCCTGTCCCCCTCCCCTCCGGCGTGAGCCTCGAACAGGTCAACGGCACTGAAGCGCTGGTGATCGACACCCCCGCAGCACGAGCGGTTCTGCACCTGGACGGCGCACACCTGACCAGCTGGACCCCGGCCGGTGAGCAGGACGTGCTGTGGCTCAGCGAGCTGTCGGAGTACGGCGACGGAGCCGCGATCCGTGGTGGGATCCCGCTGGTGGGGCCGTGGTTCGGGCCCGGACGCTCCGGAGACAAGCCCGTCAAGCACGGCTGGATCCGCAACCATCCCTGGGAGCTCACCGAGGCATCCTTCGACGGTAAGGACGTGGTGCTGGAGCTGGCACTGGTCGACGCCGACCCCAGCGGCGGGGGCCTACGGGCCGATGCCCGCTTCCGGATCGGTGCGGAGCTGTCGGTGGACCTCACCCTCACCGCCGGGGCCCAGGAGGTCGAGGTCGAGGCCGCCCTGCACACCTACCTCGCCGTGGCCGACGTGCGTGAGCTGCGGATCCACGGCCTGCAGGGAGCCGACTACCTGGACAACACCCAGGGCCTGGCGGAGGACCGCCAGGAGGACACGGCACTGGAGCTGACCGGCCCCACCGACCGCATCTACAGCGTGAACTCCGAGGTGCGCATCGAGGACGTGGCCGGTGGCCGCAGCATCGTCTCCTGCCCCCGCGGCACAGCCAAGACCGTGGTGTGGAACCCGTGGCCGGAGCTCGCCGCCGGCATGGCCGGCATGCCCGACGATGCCTGGACGAGCTTCGTGTGCGTGGAGCCCGCCGTGGCGAAGGAGAGCGCCCAGGTCCTGAGAAGCGGTGGTGCGCTCACGATCGGTGTCACCTACCGCGTGGAGCGCTGA
- a CDS encoding metallophosphoesterase, producing MSAPLSVSTDRVPGRDERGRTARRLVRAAVATFLVLALLGAWLVWDNRRLDVTTYRVPLTSAAAPSTGSATDPAGTVRIAQISDLHAADFGTFTDRLLDATRDAQPDLIALTGDMVDVRSRDLSGVLDLATDLTAIAPTYFVLGNHEADSPLREELLAGLEDAGVTVLRNQAEITTVGGTALVVAGIDDPRVDRAEGRIASSAKSDVALALHGLEAGEAGVAVEDFPVILLAHRPELLDAYARTPADLVLSGHAHGGQVRLPLVGALFAPHQGWLPALTEGVHTRGGTTMVISRGLGNSIAGVRVNDPRELVLIDLDLPA from the coding sequence GTGAGTGCCCCGCTGTCGGTCAGCACGGACCGCGTCCCGGGCCGTGATGAGCGCGGCCGCACCGCCCGGCGTCTGGTCAGGGCGGCGGTGGCTACGTTCCTGGTGCTCGCGCTGCTGGGTGCCTGGCTGGTGTGGGACAACCGCCGGCTGGACGTGACCACCTACCGGGTCCCGCTCACCAGCGCCGCGGCTCCCTCGACGGGTTCAGCCACCGACCCGGCCGGCACCGTGCGGATCGCCCAGATCTCCGACCTCCACGCCGCCGACTTCGGCACCTTCACCGATCGCCTGCTGGACGCCACCCGGGACGCGCAGCCGGACCTGATCGCCCTGACCGGCGACATGGTCGATGTGCGCAGCCGCGACCTGAGCGGGGTGCTGGATCTGGCCACCGACCTCACGGCCATCGCGCCGACGTACTTCGTGCTCGGCAACCACGAGGCCGACTCACCGCTGCGCGAGGAGCTCCTGGCCGGCCTCGAGGACGCCGGGGTCACAGTGCTGCGCAATCAGGCGGAGATCACCACGGTGGGCGGCACAGCACTGGTCGTGGCGGGCATCGATGATCCGCGCGTGGACCGCGCCGAGGGCCGCATCGCATCGTCGGCGAAGTCGGATGTGGCGCTCGCCCTGCACGGGCTGGAGGCCGGGGAGGCGGGAGTCGCCGTCGAGGATTTCCCGGTGATCCTCCTGGCCCACCGCCCAGAGCTGCTGGACGCCTACGCGCGCACCCCGGCCGATCTGGTGCTGTCCGGGCACGCCCATGGGGGGCAGGTACGGCTGCCGCTGGTCGGCGCCCTCTTCGCGCCGCACCAGGGCTGGCTTCCCGCGCTCACCGAGGGCGTGCACACCCGTGGGGGCACCACCATGGTGATCAGCAGGGGGCTCGGCAACTCGATCGCCGGGGTGCGCGTGAACGATCCGCGCGAGCTGGTGCTGATCGACCTGGACCTGCCCGCGTGA
- a CDS encoding DUF7455 domain-containing protein encodes MNLTLEAPRLTAHDRCDRCGAQAYVKVVLQAGGELMFCAHHARAHSDALRPLASEVIDETERLHAKPEVSVD; translated from the coding sequence ATGAACCTGACTCTCGAAGCCCCCCGGCTCACCGCGCACGATCGTTGCGACCGCTGTGGAGCCCAGGCCTACGTGAAGGTGGTCCTGCAGGCCGGCGGTGAGCTGATGTTCTGCGCCCACCACGCGCGCGCCCACTCCGATGCCCTGCGTCCGCTGGCCTCCGAGGTCATCGACGAGACCGAGCGGCTGCACGCCAAGCCCGAGGTGTCCGTCGACTGA
- a CDS encoding GNAT family N-acetyltransferase, which produces MVRVTEDDWESHRDLRLDMLRDAPRAFWAKLAEVEERTEQQWRQEIRGPRIHLQARRGEQVLGSLAVLPQGYTDEHVIGEDQAILVSLWVRPEARGTGTSRALFRAAARVALDLGRPHLLLEVDDAGHAARRLYARLGFTETGTRHPREATGGEWIEYEARAETLLA; this is translated from the coding sequence GTGGTGCGTGTGACGGAGGACGACTGGGAGTCCCACCGCGACCTGCGGCTGGACATGCTGCGCGATGCGCCGCGTGCGTTCTGGGCGAAGCTTGCCGAGGTGGAGGAGCGCACCGAGCAGCAGTGGCGTCAGGAGATCCGCGGCCCCCGCATCCACCTGCAGGCCCGACGCGGGGAGCAGGTGCTGGGAAGTCTCGCCGTGCTGCCGCAGGGGTACACCGACGAGCACGTGATCGGGGAGGACCAGGCCATCCTCGTCTCCCTGTGGGTGCGACCGGAGGCCCGCGGCACCGGTACCTCCCGCGCTCTGTTCCGGGCCGCCGCGCGGGTAGCGCTGGACCTGGGTCGCCCTCACCTGCTGCTGGAGGTCGACGACGCCGGCCACGCCGCACGCCGCCTCTATGCCCGCCTGGGCTTCACCGAGACCGGCACCCGGCATCCTCGCGAGGCCACCGGTGGTGAGTGGATCGAGTACGAGGCCCGCGCCGAGACGCTGTTGGCATAG